A stretch of Henckelia pumila isolate YLH828 chromosome 4, ASM3356847v2, whole genome shotgun sequence DNA encodes these proteins:
- the LOC140864396 gene encoding uncharacterized protein isoform X1 codes for MKAMVVKKSWFSSILEQREVKKPKIKDDEIMIKVSAAGVNRGDIIDVVASDEGVCPGLECAGIIEAVGRNVNCCKVGDKVCAILEGGGYAEKVAVPANLLLPLPDDIDLEAAAGLPYASCSIWSALFEMCDPKTLKDKKILIHEGANGIGALAIQYAKHMGLTVIASTGSRDKFSMCRDYGADFCFDNTSTNFVEEVVGSAGCLGVDFVLDYGASNLRRNIECCCTGGKVVIVELHGKECGRIDLARLQQHHTEITVFDLQSRDLDYKASVIAEVRTHLWPAILEKKVIPAVGNRFAMIEAQKALDLLKKNDGTGKIILYMDFEKTSGHLKGE; via the exons ATGAAAGCGATGGTAGTTAAAAAATCCTGGTTTTCAAGTATTTTAGAGCAGCGAGAAGTTAAAAAGCCGAAAATTAAGGACGATGAAATAATGATCAAGGTGTCCGCAGCTGGTGTAAATAGAGGTGATATAATTGATGTGGTTGCAAGTGACGAGGGTGTCTGCCCAGGCCTTGAATGTGCTGGAATAATTGAAGCAGTTGGAAGAAATGTCAATTGTTGCAAAGTTGGAGATAAG GTTTGTGCCATTCTCGAGGGAGGAGGATATGCTGAAAAAGTGGCTGTACCGGCAAACTTGCTTCTTCCATTACCTGATGATATTGATTTAGAAGCTGCCGCGGGCTTACCTTATGCATCATGCAGCATATGGTCAGCTTTATTCGAAATGTGTGATCCCAAGACACTTAAAGATAAAAAGATATTG ATTCATGAAGGGGCCAACGGGATTGGTGCATTGGCAATACAATATGCAAAGCACATGGGCTTAACAGTTATTGCCTCCACAG GTAGTCGCGACAAGTTTTCGATGTGTCGTGATTATGGTGCTGACTTTTGTTTTGATAACACGTCAACAAACTTTGTAGAGGAGGTTGTCGGGAGTGCTGGATGTTTAG GTGTTGATTTTGTCCTTGATTATGGAGCTTCCAATCTTCGAAGAAACATCGAGTGCTGTTGTACTGGGGGTAAGGTTGTGATTGTGGAATTGCATGGAAAGGAATGTGGTAGGATAGATCTTGCTAGGCTACAACAACATCATACTGAAATTACAG TTTTTGATCTACAATCTAGAGATCTGGATTACAAAGCTTCTGTGATTGCCGAAGTGAGAACTCATTTGTGGCCTGCCATTCTTGAAAAAAAAGTCATCCCTGCAGTGGGGAATCGTTTTGCTATGATTGAAGCTCAAAAGGCTTTGGACCTTTTGAAGAAAAATGATGGTACTGGGAAGATTATTTTGTACATGGATTTTGAGAAGACCAGTGGCCATCTGAAAGGGGAGTAA
- the LOC140864396 gene encoding uncharacterized protein isoform X2: MKAMVVKKSWFSSILEQREVKKPKIKDDEIMIKVSAAGVNRGDIIDVVASDEGVCPGLECAGIIEAVGRNVNCCKVGDKVCAILEGGGYAEKVAVPANLLLPLPDDIDLEAAAGLPYASCSIWSALFEMCDPKTLKDKKILIHEGANGIGALAIQYAKHMGLTVIASTGVDFVLDYGASNLRRNIECCCTGGKVVIVELHGKECGRIDLARLQQHHTEITVFDLQSRDLDYKASVIAEVRTHLWPAILEKKVIPAVGNRFAMIEAQKALDLLKKNDGTGKIILYMDFEKTSGHLKGE, encoded by the exons ATGAAAGCGATGGTAGTTAAAAAATCCTGGTTTTCAAGTATTTTAGAGCAGCGAGAAGTTAAAAAGCCGAAAATTAAGGACGATGAAATAATGATCAAGGTGTCCGCAGCTGGTGTAAATAGAGGTGATATAATTGATGTGGTTGCAAGTGACGAGGGTGTCTGCCCAGGCCTTGAATGTGCTGGAATAATTGAAGCAGTTGGAAGAAATGTCAATTGTTGCAAAGTTGGAGATAAG GTTTGTGCCATTCTCGAGGGAGGAGGATATGCTGAAAAAGTGGCTGTACCGGCAAACTTGCTTCTTCCATTACCTGATGATATTGATTTAGAAGCTGCCGCGGGCTTACCTTATGCATCATGCAGCATATGGTCAGCTTTATTCGAAATGTGTGATCCCAAGACACTTAAAGATAAAAAGATATTG ATTCATGAAGGGGCCAACGGGATTGGTGCATTGGCAATACAATATGCAAAGCACATGGGCTTAACAGTTATTGCCTCCACAG GTGTTGATTTTGTCCTTGATTATGGAGCTTCCAATCTTCGAAGAAACATCGAGTGCTGTTGTACTGGGGGTAAGGTTGTGATTGTGGAATTGCATGGAAAGGAATGTGGTAGGATAGATCTTGCTAGGCTACAACAACATCATACTGAAATTACAG TTTTTGATCTACAATCTAGAGATCTGGATTACAAAGCTTCTGTGATTGCCGAAGTGAGAACTCATTTGTGGCCTGCCATTCTTGAAAAAAAAGTCATCCCTGCAGTGGGGAATCGTTTTGCTATGATTGAAGCTCAAAAGGCTTTGGACCTTTTGAAGAAAAATGATGGTACTGGGAAGATTATTTTGTACATGGATTTTGAGAAGACCAGTGGCCATCTGAAAGGGGAGTAA
- the LOC140864953 gene encoding uncharacterized protein isoform X2 codes for MKVVGFELPGGPDVLQVKELPTPILGINEIMIEVEAAGLNVFDTWFRQDIPFYRYTFNAYLGYECAGTVAAVSSNIHEFKVGDEVCMILLCGGAYAEFVVVPPSAVRRIPSRVSLVQAATLPEASRLTIFALSVLPNVTPGKKFLIHGTAGGFDIIAIQYFKHIGCKVFVVAGTEEKLQLCKTLGAEVCINYREEDFCKRVKAETGGKGVDVILDDSERDHFKKNVDCLARSGSLVFLGHKIGSWVNVDLSILMKKDIKIKGVDLQYLGYGEMMRLWSDVEAKIWPLI; via the exons ATGAAGGTTGTGGGTTTTGAATTACCTGGTGGTCCGGATGTCCTCCAAGTAAAAGAGCTTCCAACCCCCATTCTTGGTATTAATGAAATAATGATAGAAGTAGAAGCGGCTGGACTAAACGTTTTTGACACTTGGTTCCGACAAGATATCCCTTTTTATCGCTATACTTTCAATGCATATCTTGGATATGAGTGTGCAGGGACAGTTGCTGCTGTCAGCTCGAACATACACGAATTTAAAGTGGGTGATGAG GTTTGTATGATTCTTCTATGCGGGGGTGCATATGCAGAGTTTGTGGTGGTTCCCCCATCTGCGGTCCGACGAATTCCTTCAAGAGTTTCCCTTGTTCAAGCAGCAACATTGCCCGAAGCATCACGGTTAACTATTTTTGCTCTTTCAGTATTGCCAAACGTCACCCCTGGCAAAAAATTCTTG ATACATGGCACTGCAGGGGGATTTGACATTATCGCTATTCAATATTTTAAGCATATTGGTTGTAAAGTATTTGTGGTGGCAG GAACGGAAGAAAAATTGCAACTTTGCAAAACACTAGGAGCAGAAGTTTGCATCAACTACAGAGAAGAAGACTTCTGCAAGCGTGTGAAGGCTGAAACAGGAGGAAAGG GGGTGGACGTTATACTTGATGACAGTGAAAGAGATCATTTTAAAAAGAACGTGGATTGTCTGGCTAGAAGTGGGTCTCTTGTCTTTTTAGGACACAAGATTGGGAGTTGGGTGAATGTTGACCTTTCCATTCTCATGAAGAAGGATATTAAGATCAAAG GTGTGGATTTGCAGTATCTAGGTTATGGAGAAATGATGAGGCTTTGGTCTGATGTTGAAGCAAAAATTTGGCCACTAATATAA
- the LOC140864953 gene encoding uncharacterized protein isoform X1, with the protein MMKVVGFELPGGPDVLQVKELPTPILGINEIMIEVEAAGLNVFDTWFRQDIPFYRYTFNAYLGYECAGTVAAVSSNIHEFKVGDEVCMILLCGGAYAEFVVVPPSAVRRIPSRVSLVQAATLPEASRLTIFALSVLPNVTPGKKFLIHGTAGGFDIIAIQYFKHIGCKVFVVAGTEEKLQLCKTLGAEVCINYREEDFCKRVKAETGGKGVDVILDDSERDHFKKNVDCLARSGSLVFLGHKIGSWVNVDLSILMKKDIKIKGVDLQYLGYGEMMRLWSDVEAKIWPLI; encoded by the exons ATG ATGAAGGTTGTGGGTTTTGAATTACCTGGTGGTCCGGATGTCCTCCAAGTAAAAGAGCTTCCAACCCCCATTCTTGGTATTAATGAAATAATGATAGAAGTAGAAGCGGCTGGACTAAACGTTTTTGACACTTGGTTCCGACAAGATATCCCTTTTTATCGCTATACTTTCAATGCATATCTTGGATATGAGTGTGCAGGGACAGTTGCTGCTGTCAGCTCGAACATACACGAATTTAAAGTGGGTGATGAG GTTTGTATGATTCTTCTATGCGGGGGTGCATATGCAGAGTTTGTGGTGGTTCCCCCATCTGCGGTCCGACGAATTCCTTCAAGAGTTTCCCTTGTTCAAGCAGCAACATTGCCCGAAGCATCACGGTTAACTATTTTTGCTCTTTCAGTATTGCCAAACGTCACCCCTGGCAAAAAATTCTTG ATACATGGCACTGCAGGGGGATTTGACATTATCGCTATTCAATATTTTAAGCATATTGGTTGTAAAGTATTTGTGGTGGCAG GAACGGAAGAAAAATTGCAACTTTGCAAAACACTAGGAGCAGAAGTTTGCATCAACTACAGAGAAGAAGACTTCTGCAAGCGTGTGAAGGCTGAAACAGGAGGAAAGG GGGTGGACGTTATACTTGATGACAGTGAAAGAGATCATTTTAAAAAGAACGTGGATTGTCTGGCTAGAAGTGGGTCTCTTGTCTTTTTAGGACACAAGATTGGGAGTTGGGTGAATGTTGACCTTTCCATTCTCATGAAGAAGGATATTAAGATCAAAG GTGTGGATTTGCAGTATCTAGGTTATGGAGAAATGATGAGGCTTTGGTCTGATGTTGAAGCAAAAATTTGGCCACTAATATAA
- the LOC140864953 gene encoding uncharacterized protein isoform X3 produces the protein MMKVVGFELPGGPDVLQVKELPTPILGINEIMIEVEAAGLNVFDTWFRQDIPFYRYTFNAYLGYECAGTVAAVSSNIHEFKVGDEVCMILLCGGAYAEFVVVPPSAVRRIPSRVSLVQAATLPEASRLTIFALSVLPNVTPGKKFLIHGTAGGFDIIAIQYFKHIGCKVFVVAEKLQLCKTLGAEVCINYREEDFCKRVKAETGGKGVDVILDDSERDHFKKNVDCLARSGSLVFLGHKIGSWVNVDLSILMKKDIKIKGVDLQYLGYGEMMRLWSDVEAKIWPLI, from the exons ATG ATGAAGGTTGTGGGTTTTGAATTACCTGGTGGTCCGGATGTCCTCCAAGTAAAAGAGCTTCCAACCCCCATTCTTGGTATTAATGAAATAATGATAGAAGTAGAAGCGGCTGGACTAAACGTTTTTGACACTTGGTTCCGACAAGATATCCCTTTTTATCGCTATACTTTCAATGCATATCTTGGATATGAGTGTGCAGGGACAGTTGCTGCTGTCAGCTCGAACATACACGAATTTAAAGTGGGTGATGAG GTTTGTATGATTCTTCTATGCGGGGGTGCATATGCAGAGTTTGTGGTGGTTCCCCCATCTGCGGTCCGACGAATTCCTTCAAGAGTTTCCCTTGTTCAAGCAGCAACATTGCCCGAAGCATCACGGTTAACTATTTTTGCTCTTTCAGTATTGCCAAACGTCACCCCTGGCAAAAAATTCTTG ATACATGGCACTGCAGGGGGATTTGACATTATCGCTATTCAATATTTTAAGCATATTGGTTGTAAAGTATTTGTGGTGGCAG AAAAATTGCAACTTTGCAAAACACTAGGAGCAGAAGTTTGCATCAACTACAGAGAAGAAGACTTCTGCAAGCGTGTGAAGGCTGAAACAGGAGGAAAGG GGGTGGACGTTATACTTGATGACAGTGAAAGAGATCATTTTAAAAAGAACGTGGATTGTCTGGCTAGAAGTGGGTCTCTTGTCTTTTTAGGACACAAGATTGGGAGTTGGGTGAATGTTGACCTTTCCATTCTCATGAAGAAGGATATTAAGATCAAAG GTGTGGATTTGCAGTATCTAGGTTATGGAGAAATGATGAGGCTTTGGTCTGATGTTGAAGCAAAAATTTGGCCACTAATATAA